A region of Salvelinus alpinus chromosome 6, SLU_Salpinus.1, whole genome shotgun sequence DNA encodes the following proteins:
- the LOC139579118 gene encoding scrapie-responsive protein 1-like, whose amino-acid sequence MKALLIAAILLVGLLAMGSEAIPSNRWSCYKKVLKDRDCRNVGISNGVATMRPIDSLQNHFWEGNKCDMVCYCNFSELLCCPRDVFFGPKISFIIPCKTI is encoded by the exons ATGAAGGCACTACTCATTGCTGCTATTCTCTTGGTTGGACTGTTGGCAATGGGCAGCGAGGCCATTCCATCAAACCGCTGGTCCTGCTACAAGAAAGTCTTGAAGGACAGGGACTGTCGCAATGTTGGCATCTCCAACGGAGTTGCGACCATGCGACCCATCGATTCCCTGCAGAACCATTTCTGGGAGGGGAACAAATGCGACATGGTGTGCTACTGTAACTTCAGTGAGCTCCTCTGCTGCCCAAG GGATGTCTTCTTTGGACCCAAAATCTCCTTTATAATTCCATGCAAAACCATCTGA